One genomic window of Tatumella citrea includes the following:
- a CDS encoding diacylglycerol kinase — translation MAGTTAGWRRVIKAAGYSWQGLRAAWKHEAAFRQETVLAVVAVIIAACLKIDTVSRILLIGSVVLVIIVEILNSAIEAVVDRFGPELHPLSGRAKDMGSAAVFIALLLAAFVWVSVLWQWW, via the coding sequence ATGGCGGGTACAACAGCAGGATGGCGGCGGGTAATTAAAGCGGCAGGCTACTCGTGGCAAGGATTGCGGGCAGCATGGAAACACGAAGCCGCCTTTCGCCAGGAAACTGTGCTTGCTGTCGTGGCGGTGATTATTGCTGCCTGTCTGAAGATAGACACGGTATCGCGTATTCTGTTGATTGGTTCAGTAGTACTGGTGATTATTGTTGAAATTCTGAATAGTGCTATTGAGGCGGTCGTAGACCGTTTCGGACCGGAGCTCCATCCTTTATCTGGTCGGGCAAAAGATATGGGCTCCGCGGCGGTGTTTATCGCTTTACTGTTGGCAGCCTTTGTCTGGGTTTCAGTATTGTGGCAGTGGTGGTGA
- the plsB gene encoding glycerol-3-phosphate 1-O-acyltransferase PlsB, with product MSGWRKLYYKLLSFPLSLLVNSKVIPGDPVSELGLDPTRPIIYVFPYDSKADLLAMREQCLKHDLPDPLLPVEIDGHFLPRHVFIHDGPRLLPYFTPNQETVKIFHDYLDLHRNNPALDVQLVPVSVMFGRAPGKEIQGGNTPLLRELNGIQKFFAILWLGRDSFVRFSPKVSLRQMADEHGTDQTIAHKLSRVAHIHFSRQRLAAVGPRLPARQDLFNKLLQSKAIAKAVEDEARSKKISYDMAQKNAVAMMEEIAADFTYEAIRITDRVMGWLWSRLYKGINVSGGERIRQLAQDGHELVYVPCHRSHMDYLLLSYVLYHQGLVPPHIAAGINLNFWPAGPIFRHLGAFFIRRTFKGNKLYSTVFREYLGELFSRGYSVEYFVEGGRSRTGRLLEPKTGTLTMTLQAMLRGGNRPITLIPIYIGYEHVMEVATYAKELRGATKEKESLLQMLRGLRKLRNLGQGYVNFGEPLPLVNYLNNNVPEWREAIDPIEPQRPAWMTPVVNDIARQVMVRINNAGAANAMNLCVTALLASPQRSLTREQLIQQLECYTSLLRNVPYTSGSTVPEMSAQELIDHAMSMNKFTTEHDNIGEMIILPKEQAVLMTYYRNNILHLLVMPSLIAAIIHQHKTVSKHDLLQQVTLIYPMLKSELFLRWETAELPDVLDSLCAELVNQQLISQANDHFTVVPENARVLGLLAAGVRETLQRYAITFAILNAKPSINRGTLEKESRTLAQRLSVLHGINAPEFFDKAVFTGLVLTLRDEGYISDKDDADLSKTGMMRQILLDLTTSDVRQTIENGIASDSE from the coding sequence ATGTCAGGTTGGCGTAAACTTTATTATAAATTACTGAGTTTTCCATTATCTTTGCTGGTTAACAGCAAGGTGATACCGGGAGACCCTGTCTCCGAACTGGGTCTGGATCCCACGCGTCCTATTATCTATGTATTTCCGTATGATTCCAAAGCCGATCTCCTGGCGATGCGGGAGCAGTGCCTGAAGCATGATCTGCCTGATCCATTGCTGCCTGTTGAGATAGATGGTCATTTCCTGCCACGTCATGTGTTTATCCATGACGGGCCACGGTTGCTGCCCTATTTCACCCCGAATCAGGAAACCGTCAAAATATTCCATGATTACCTGGATTTGCACCGCAATAATCCGGCACTGGATGTTCAGCTGGTTCCGGTATCAGTGATGTTCGGTCGTGCGCCAGGTAAAGAGATTCAGGGCGGAAATACCCCGCTGCTGCGCGAGCTGAACGGAATACAGAAATTCTTCGCTATCCTGTGGCTCGGCCGCGACAGCTTTGTGCGCTTTTCGCCAAAAGTCTCTCTGCGACAGATGGCGGATGAGCATGGCACAGATCAGACCATTGCCCATAAATTATCCCGGGTGGCGCATATCCATTTTTCCCGCCAGCGGTTGGCAGCGGTAGGCCCACGCCTGCCTGCTCGTCAGGATCTGTTCAATAAATTGCTGCAATCCAAAGCCATTGCCAAAGCCGTGGAAGATGAGGCTCGCAGTAAGAAAATCTCCTACGATATGGCACAGAAAAATGCAGTGGCCATGATGGAAGAGATTGCTGCTGATTTTACCTATGAAGCCATTCGTATCACAGACCGTGTAATGGGCTGGCTGTGGAGTCGGTTGTATAAAGGCATTAATGTCAGCGGTGGCGAACGCATTCGCCAGCTGGCTCAGGACGGTCATGAACTGGTCTATGTGCCCTGCCATCGCAGCCATATGGATTACCTGCTGCTTTCCTATGTGCTGTATCATCAGGGGCTGGTACCTCCGCATATTGCGGCCGGGATTAACCTGAACTTCTGGCCTGCCGGGCCGATTTTCCGCCATCTGGGCGCTTTCTTTATCCGCCGGACCTTTAAAGGCAACAAACTGTATTCAACAGTATTCCGTGAATATCTCGGTGAATTATTCAGCCGTGGCTATTCGGTAGAATATTTTGTTGAAGGCGGCCGTTCCCGTACCGGACGGTTACTTGAGCCAAAAACCGGCACCCTGACCATGACCCTGCAGGCGATGCTGCGTGGTGGTAACCGGCCAATTACGTTGATCCCCATCTATATTGGTTATGAGCACGTAATGGAAGTCGCGACTTATGCCAAAGAGTTGCGCGGAGCGACCAAAGAGAAAGAGAGCCTGTTGCAGATGTTGCGTGGGTTACGCAAGCTGCGCAATCTGGGGCAAGGTTACGTTAACTTCGGAGAGCCTCTGCCGCTGGTTAACTATCTGAATAATAATGTCCCGGAATGGCGCGAAGCCATCGATCCGATTGAACCACAACGCCCGGCATGGATGACCCCGGTCGTTAATGACATTGCTCGTCAGGTGATGGTACGGATTAACAATGCCGGCGCTGCTAATGCCATGAACCTGTGCGTTACCGCATTGCTGGCATCACCGCAACGTTCACTGACCCGTGAGCAGCTGATTCAGCAGCTGGAGTGTTACACCAGCTTATTGCGTAACGTGCCTTACACCAGTGGCAGCACGGTTCCGGAAATGAGTGCTCAGGAATTAATTGATCATGCCATGAGCATGAATAAATTCACTACCGAACATGACAACATTGGTGAAATGATCATCCTGCCGAAAGAGCAGGCAGTGTTGATGACCTATTACCGGAATAATATTCTGCATCTGCTGGTCATGCCGTCGCTGATTGCTGCGATTATTCATCAGCATAAAACGGTGAGCAAACACGATTTGCTGCAGCAAGTCACACTGATTTATCCGATGTTGAAAAGTGAATTGTTCCTGCGTTGGGAAACTGCGGAGTTACCAGATGTACTTGATAGTCTGTGTGCTGAGCTGGTCAATCAACAACTGATTTCACAAGCAAATGATCACTTCACAGTAGTTCCTGAAAATGCCCGGGTGCTTGGGTTGCTGGCTGCTGGTGTCAGAGAGACACTACAACGCTACGCCATTACCTTTGCCATACTGAATGCAAAACCATCGATTAACCGGGGAACGCTGGAAAAAGAGAGCCGGACCCTGGCACAGCGACTGTCAGTATTGCATGGCATTAATGCACCAGAATTCTTCGATAAAGCTGTATTTACCGGGTTAGTGCTTACTTTGCGTGACGAAGGCTATATCAGTGATAAAGATGATGCTGATCTGTCGAAAACAGGGATGATGCGGCAAATTCTGCTGGACCTGACCACCAGCGATGTCCGTCAGACCATCGAAAATGGTATTGCCAGCGACAGCGAATAA
- the ubiA gene encoding 4-hydroxybenzoate octaprenyltransferase yields the protein MTGSVQDTVKVTKFQAYKRLMRIDKPIGTLLLMWPTLWALWLAGLTLPPLSVLVVFVLGVIVMRAAGCVINDYADRKVDGHVKRTKLRPLPAGLVTEKEAKILFISLVLVAFLLVLTMGSQTVLLSVGGLVLASAYPFMKRYTHLPQVVLGAAFGWAIPMAWMAVSGCLPLACWLVFLANVCWTVAYDTLYAMVDRDDDLKIGVKSTAILFGRHDKLIIGLLQLATLVLLIIAGSLLGLNGWFYLSLVVAAGFFIYQQRLAAGRDRDACFQAFLNNNYVGLVIFAGIVLSTLPFINLM from the coding sequence ATGACAGGATCTGTGCAGGACACCGTAAAAGTAACCAAATTCCAGGCGTACAAACGCCTGATGCGTATCGATAAACCTATCGGTACTTTGTTATTAATGTGGCCAACTCTCTGGGCGCTATGGCTGGCCGGGCTGACATTGCCGCCGCTATCTGTACTGGTGGTCTTTGTTCTGGGCGTTATTGTGATGCGTGCTGCCGGTTGTGTGATCAATGATTATGCCGACAGAAAAGTAGATGGTCATGTGAAACGGACCAAACTACGGCCATTACCCGCCGGGCTGGTCACAGAAAAAGAAGCAAAAATATTATTTATCAGCCTGGTGCTAGTGGCATTTTTGCTGGTGCTGACCATGGGCAGTCAAACCGTGTTGTTATCTGTCGGTGGGCTGGTGCTGGCCAGCGCATACCCGTTTATGAAGCGCTATACGCATCTGCCGCAGGTGGTGCTGGGGGCGGCATTTGGCTGGGCTATCCCTATGGCATGGATGGCTGTGAGTGGGTGCTTACCTTTAGCCTGCTGGCTGGTATTTCTGGCAAATGTCTGCTGGACGGTCGCTTATGATACGCTGTATGCCATGGTCGATCGTGATGATGATCTGAAGATTGGAGTAAAATCGACGGCAATTCTGTTTGGCCGTCATGACAAACTGATTATTGGTTTGTTGCAGTTAGCAACCCTGGTTCTGCTGATTATTGCCGGTAGCTTACTGGGTCTGAATGGCTGGTTTTATCTCTCTCTAGTGGTCGCTGCCGGTTTCTTTATTTATCAGCAACGTCTGGCTGCCGGACGTGACAGAGATGCCTGCTTCCAGGCGTTTCTGAATAATAATTATGTCGGACTGGTGATTTTTGCCGGCATCGTCCTGAGTACTTTACCTTTTATTAATCTGATGTAG
- the ubiC gene encoding chorismate lyase, which yields MSVQELLKLYQLQWLSLSAPELSPGVRSWLFEELSMTTRLESYCQSLTVDVLREGFIDSQSLLAHEAGDCAFDHQQRYWLREVMLSGDNVPWLMGRTILPESTLTGRDAALTSLGECPLGRYLFSSPLLSRDFIRPGKNDDLWGRYSLLRLSGKPLMLTEIFLPSSPLYQDGVKG from the coding sequence ATGTCTGTACAGGAACTTCTCAAACTCTATCAGCTTCAATGGCTGTCACTGAGCGCGCCAGAGCTGTCCCCCGGGGTCCGAAGCTGGCTGTTTGAGGAACTTTCAATGACCACCAGACTGGAGTCTTACTGCCAGTCATTAACGGTTGATGTGCTACGGGAAGGGTTTATCGATAGTCAGTCGTTACTGGCACATGAAGCCGGGGATTGTGCATTTGACCACCAACAACGCTACTGGCTGCGTGAAGTCATGCTCAGCGGCGACAATGTTCCCTGGCTGATGGGACGAACCATTTTGCCGGAATCAACGCTGACAGGACGTGATGCAGCACTGACCTCACTCGGGGAATGCCCGTTAGGTCGTTACTTATTTTCTTCGCCATTACTGAGTCGTGATTTTATTCGTCCCGGAAAAAATGATGATTTGTGGGGCAGATATTCATTACTTCGTCTTTCTGGAAAGCCCCTGATGTTAACCGAAATTTTTTTACCGTCATCTCCCCTGTACCAGGACGGAGTGAAAGGATGA
- the psiE gene encoding phosphate-starvation-inducible protein PsiE, which yields MSISENTEKKTLGAIIATILQWILNIGLIALAIILVIFLGKETLHLANVLFHTGEESSSYLLIEGIVIYFLYFEFIALIVKYFQSGFHFPLRYFIYIGVTAIIRLIIVDHKNPFDTLCYSAALLILVGTLWLANSKRLKRE from the coding sequence ATGTCAATATCAGAGAATACAGAAAAGAAAACGCTGGGCGCGATTATCGCGACCATTCTACAGTGGATACTGAATATCGGGTTGATTGCACTGGCAATAATCCTGGTAATTTTCCTCGGTAAAGAAACTCTGCATCTGGCCAATGTGTTGTTTCATACCGGCGAAGAATCTTCATCCTATTTGCTGATAGAAGGGATTGTCATTTATTTCCTGTACTTTGAGTTTATCGCCTTGATTGTGAAATATTTTCAGTCCGGTTTTCATTTCCCGCTGCGTTATTTTATCTATATCGGTGTGACGGCGATCATTCGTTTAATCATTGTTGACCATAAAAATCCCTTTGATACGTTATGCTACTCCGCTGCACTGTTGATTCTGGTCGGGACTCTTTGGCTGGCGAATTCAAAAAGACTGAAAAGGGAATAA
- the pgi gene encoding glucose-6-phosphate isomerase, with amino-acid sequence MKNINPTQTDAWKALQQHFSTMKDVSIAEHFAQDPQRFSKFSATFDDQILIDYSKNRINAETLEKLLALAKETDLSGSIASMFSGEKINRTEDRAVLHVALRNRSNTPILVDGKDVMPEVNAVLQKMKSFSERIISGEWKGYTGKPITDVVNIGIGGSDLGPFMVTEALRPYKNHLNMHFVSNVDGTHIAETLRDLSPETTLFLVASKTFTTQETMTNAHSARDWFLASAGDEKHVASHFAALSTNAKAVSQFGIDTDNMFEFWDWVGGRYSLWSAIGLSIILSVGFENFEQLLSGAHAMDQHFANTPAEKNLPVLLALIGIWYNNFYGTETEAILPYDQYMHRFAAYFQQGNMESNGKSVDRTGKAVDYQTGPIIWGEPGTNGQHAFYQLIHQGTKIIPCDFIAPAITHNALSDHHPKLLSNFFAQTEALAFGKSREVVEKEFTDAGKTAAEVAHIVPFKVFEGDRPTNSILLREITPFSLGALIALYEHKIFTQGSILNIFTFDQWGVELGKQLANRILPELGGDEKVSSHDSSTNGLINRYKEWR; translated from the coding sequence ATGAAAAATATTAATCCGACACAAACTGATGCATGGAAGGCGCTGCAACAGCATTTCTCCACTATGAAAGATGTGAGCATTGCTGAACACTTCGCACAGGACCCTCAACGATTCTCCAAATTCTCCGCCACTTTTGATGACCAAATCCTCATCGATTATTCTAAAAACCGCATCAACGCCGAAACGCTGGAAAAGCTGTTGGCACTGGCGAAAGAAACCGATCTGAGTGGGTCCATTGCCTCGATGTTCTCTGGTGAGAAGATCAACCGCACCGAAGATCGCGCAGTATTGCATGTTGCTCTACGTAACCGCAGTAACACTCCAATCCTTGTTGATGGCAAAGATGTGATGCCGGAAGTTAATGCGGTTCTGCAGAAGATGAAAAGCTTCTCAGAACGCATTATCAGTGGAGAATGGAAAGGCTATACCGGCAAACCAATCACTGATGTGGTTAATATCGGCATCGGCGGCTCAGATTTAGGGCCGTTTATGGTTACAGAAGCTCTGCGTCCGTATAAAAATCACCTGAACATGCATTTTGTTTCCAATGTTGATGGCACCCATATTGCTGAAACATTGCGGGACCTGAGCCCGGAAACGACTCTGTTCCTCGTGGCGTCAAAAACGTTCACTACCCAGGAAACCATGACCAACGCGCATAGTGCTCGTGACTGGTTCCTGGCCAGCGCAGGTGATGAAAAACACGTTGCCAGCCATTTTGCGGCTCTGTCCACCAATGCCAAAGCGGTATCGCAGTTTGGTATTGATACTGACAATATGTTTGAATTCTGGGACTGGGTTGGCGGACGCTACTCATTATGGTCAGCGATTGGCCTGTCAATTATTCTGTCGGTAGGTTTTGAGAATTTTGAGCAGCTGCTGAGCGGCGCTCATGCCATGGACCAGCACTTTGCTAATACTCCGGCAGAGAAAAACCTGCCAGTGCTGCTGGCACTGATTGGTATCTGGTACAACAATTTCTACGGCACTGAAACAGAAGCCATTCTGCCTTACGACCAGTATATGCACCGCTTCGCTGCCTATTTCCAGCAGGGCAATATGGAGTCTAACGGTAAATCTGTTGACCGTACAGGCAAAGCTGTCGATTATCAGACCGGACCGATTATCTGGGGTGAGCCAGGAACTAATGGTCAGCATGCGTTCTATCAGCTGATTCATCAGGGTACCAAAATTATCCCTTGTGACTTTATTGCTCCGGCCATTACTCACAATGCGCTCAGTGATCACCATCCGAAGTTGCTGTCTAACTTCTTTGCACAGACCGAGGCTCTGGCGTTTGGTAAATCACGTGAAGTGGTAGAGAAAGAGTTTACTGATGCTGGTAAAACTGCCGCAGAAGTAGCGCACATTGTTCCGTTTAAAGTGTTTGAGGGTGATCGCCCGACCAACTCAATCCTGCTGCGTGAAATCACACCTTTCTCTCTTGGTGCACTGATTGCTCTGTATGAGCATAAAATCTTTACTCAGGGTTCAATTCTTAACATCTTCACGTTTGATCAGTGGGGTGTTGAACTGGGCAAACAACTGGCTAACCGTATTCTGCCGGAACTGGGTGGTGATGAAAAAGTCAGCAGCCATGACAGCTCTACAAATGGCCTGATTAACCGTTATAAAGAATGGCGTTAA
- a CDS encoding cation:proton antiporter has protein sequence MALSAPILLVIIGISSLAAQWLAWLLRLPAILPLLVFGILLGPVTHILQPDLLFGNLLFPLVSLSVAIILFEGALTLRFEEIRGLGGVVRNLVTIGMLITFLVITLACLFLLHLPAGLSALVGAVTVVTGPTVIAPLMRVVRPKNTINQVLRWEGIIIDPVGAIFTLLVFEFIVLHQKSESYIHLFLTLGKTVGVGLAIGAIAGWITGVALRRVWLPGYLQNFAVLAIMLGVFGLSNLLADESGLLTVTVMGIWLANMRDLDLTDIIEFKEQLSALLISGLFIILASRVDIGGLFAMGWPLVGVLLVIQFVARPLCIAASTLGSSLHWRDRLLLCWIAPRGIVAAAVSSLFALTLAKNGYPGADRLISVVFAIIIGTVVLQSLTSLPMARWLRVQKKQPRGVLIVGANSVARALALALQKQDLPVQVTDNSWENYRQARMEGLPAYFGYAWSEHAENYLDLNTTSRVLAMSSNRHQNALAAYHFSHILGKNKVAAIRSGSGVAGRGKNDRESPRFRRQETLFSPEYTFGHLSRLISSGATIKATRLSENFGWDDYLEKNHGAIPLFSLDEEKKLHPVSSGQCPALPCTLIALVQNEALEADSR, from the coding sequence ATGGCGTTATCGGCCCCGATATTATTGGTCATCATTGGCATCAGTTCACTGGCTGCCCAGTGGCTGGCATGGTTGCTACGTTTACCGGCTATTTTACCGCTGCTCGTTTTCGGCATTTTGCTCGGACCCGTGACTCACATTTTACAGCCAGACCTGTTATTCGGAAATTTACTGTTCCCTTTGGTATCACTATCTGTAGCAATAATCTTGTTCGAAGGTGCGCTTACCCTACGTTTTGAAGAAATCCGTGGTCTGGGTGGAGTGGTGCGTAACCTGGTTACCATCGGAATGTTGATTACCTTTCTGGTGATTACCCTCGCCTGCCTGTTTTTGCTACATCTGCCTGCGGGTTTGTCAGCACTGGTTGGCGCAGTTACTGTAGTTACCGGTCCGACTGTGATCGCCCCGTTGATGCGGGTCGTACGCCCGAAAAACACTATCAATCAGGTGCTGCGCTGGGAAGGAATTATTATTGACCCGGTCGGGGCAATTTTCACCCTGCTGGTATTTGAATTTATCGTATTACATCAGAAATCAGAGTCCTACATTCATCTGTTTCTGACTCTGGGTAAAACAGTCGGCGTTGGTTTGGCCATCGGCGCTATTGCCGGGTGGATTACCGGAGTCGCACTGCGCAGAGTCTGGTTGCCGGGTTACCTGCAAAACTTTGCGGTGCTGGCCATTATGCTCGGAGTGTTTGGTCTGTCTAATTTACTGGCAGACGAGTCCGGACTGCTCACTGTGACCGTGATGGGGATCTGGCTGGCAAATATGCGGGATCTCGACCTGACTGACATCATCGAATTTAAGGAGCAGCTGTCGGCACTGCTTATCTCAGGGCTGTTTATCATTCTGGCCTCAAGGGTCGATATCGGTGGGTTGTTCGCCATGGGCTGGCCACTGGTCGGCGTACTGTTAGTCATTCAGTTTGTGGCACGGCCATTATGTATTGCAGCCTCAACCCTGGGTTCTTCACTCCACTGGCGGGACCGGCTGTTACTGTGCTGGATTGCCCCGCGCGGTATCGTGGCCGCCGCGGTCAGTTCGCTGTTTGCTCTGACACTGGCGAAAAATGGCTATCCGGGAGCTGACCGGCTGATAAGCGTAGTGTTTGCGATCATTATCGGCACAGTGGTATTGCAGAGTCTGACCAGTCTGCCAATGGCCCGTTGGTTACGGGTACAGAAAAAACAGCCGCGTGGGGTACTGATTGTCGGGGCAAACTCTGTTGCCCGCGCACTGGCACTGGCACTGCAAAAGCAGGATCTGCCAGTACAGGTCACCGATAACAGCTGGGAAAACTATCGTCAGGCAAGGATGGAAGGGCTCCCGGCCTACTTTGGCTATGCCTGGTCGGAACATGCGGAAAACTATCTGGACCTGAATACCACATCACGGGTATTAGCGATGTCCTCTAACCGGCACCAGAACGCACTGGCAGCGTATCATTTCAGCCATATCCTGGGAAAAAATAAGGTTGCCGCAATACGTTCCGGCAGTGGTGTAGCCGGCCGTGGTAAAAATGATCGCGAAAGCCCGCGCTTCCGCCGCCAGGAAACCTTATTCAGCCCGGAGTATACTTTTGGCCATCTGAGCCGGTTAATCTCCTCAGGAGCGACCATTAAAGCAACCAGGCTGAGTGAAAACTTTGGCTGGGATGATTATCTGGAGAAAAATCATGGGGCTATTCCACTGTTCAGCCTGGATGAAGAGAAAAAATTGCATCCTGTCAGCAGTGGTCAGTGTCCGGCACTTCCCTGCACATTGATTGCTTTAGTACAAAATGAAGCTTTGGAGGCCGATAGCCGTTGA
- the lysC gene encoding lysine-sensitive aspartokinase 3, producing the protein MSQSALIVAKFGGTSVADFEAMNRSADIVLSRSDVKLVVLSASAGVTNLLVSLAEGQPVEGRQQLLEKLGHIQYAIVDKLRAAAVIREEIARILENVSLLADKAALTPSAELTDELVSHGELLSTLLFTEIVRERDVPVQWFDVRKVMRTSDRFGHAEPDVVAVAELSQASLAPLVSESLVITQGFIGREEGGLTTTLGRGGSDYTAALLGEALQAQRIDIWTDVQGIYTTDPRIVPAARRIDEITFEEAAEMATFGAKVLHPATLLPAVRNGIPVFVGSSKAPDAGGTIVYNETKQQPLFRAVTLRRNQTLLTLHSLNMLHARGFLAEVFAILARHNISVDLITTSEVSVALTLDTTGSSTHQGSLLTQGLLTELSSLCRVEVEENLALVALIGNHLAHARGIGKAVFGVMEQFNLRMICYGASSYNLCFLVPGNDAEFAVRTLHQHIFE; encoded by the coding sequence ATGTCCCAATCCGCATTAATCGTTGCTAAATTTGGCGGAACCAGCGTTGCTGATTTCGAAGCAATGAATCGTAGCGCTGATATCGTATTATCCCGTTCTGACGTTAAACTGGTGGTGCTTTCTGCTTCTGCCGGCGTGACCAATTTGCTGGTTTCACTGGCTGAAGGTCAGCCGGTTGAAGGACGTCAGCAATTACTGGAAAAACTAGGCCATATTCAGTATGCCATTGTGGATAAGCTTCGTGCAGCCGCAGTGATCCGTGAAGAAATTGCGCGGATTCTGGAAAATGTCTCGCTGCTGGCAGACAAAGCAGCCCTTACCCCTTCTGCCGAGCTGACGGATGAATTAGTCAGCCATGGTGAACTGTTATCAACCTTGCTGTTTACCGAAATAGTCCGTGAACGGGATGTCCCTGTGCAATGGTTTGATGTGCGCAAAGTAATGCGTACCAGTGACCGTTTTGGGCATGCTGAACCGGATGTTGTCGCTGTCGCAGAGTTGTCTCAGGCATCACTGGCACCACTGGTTAGCGAGTCTCTGGTGATTACCCAGGGCTTTATCGGGCGTGAAGAAGGTGGTCTGACTACCACTCTGGGCCGTGGCGGCAGCGATTATACCGCCGCATTACTGGGTGAAGCATTACAGGCACAGCGTATTGATATCTGGACTGATGTGCAGGGGATCTATACCACTGACCCACGTATCGTCCCGGCAGCCAGACGTATCGACGAAATTACCTTTGAAGAAGCCGCTGAAATGGCAACTTTCGGCGCTAAAGTTCTGCATCCGGCAACCTTATTGCCTGCGGTCAGAAACGGAATTCCGGTATTCGTTGGATCGAGTAAAGCTCCCGACGCCGGTGGCACTATCGTTTACAATGAGACCAAACAACAACCGTTATTCCGTGCGGTCACACTGCGCCGCAACCAGACTTTGCTGACTCTGCATAGCCTGAACATGTTACACGCTCGGGGTTTTCTGGCGGAAGTGTTTGCTATCCTGGCCCGACACAATATTTCGGTAGACCTGATCACTACTTCGGAAGTCAGTGTGGCTCTGACACTGGATACCACCGGTTCATCCACCCATCAGGGCAGCCTGCTGACTCAGGGATTGCTGACTGAGCTCTCTTCACTGTGTCGGGTAGAAGTGGAAGAAAATCTGGCACTGGTTGCACTGATTGGAAACCATCTGGCGCATGCCCGCGGAATCGGCAAAGCCGTGTTTGGTGTCATGGAGCAGTTTAATCTGCGGATGATCTGTTACGGCGCCAGTAGCTATAATTTGTGCTTCCTGGTCCCTGGTAACGACGCCGAGTTTGCAGTTCGTACCCTGCATCAGCATATTTTCGAATAA
- the panS gene encoding ketopantoate/pantoate/pantothenate transporter PanS, which yields MLAKITRLFPLWAILLSVAAYYSPGTFLPVGPWVSELLMLIMFGMGVTLNIDDFKRVLTRPAPVIAGTFLHYFVMPLAAWGLAKLFHMPPDLAAGMILVGSVASGTASNVMIYLAKGDVALSVTISSVSALVGVFATPLLTRLYVDTHIQVDVAGMLWSIVKIVLIPIGLGLIVHHSLTSLVKKVEPYLPAFSMLCILLIISAVVAGSQSFIGSVGLMVIAAVIMHNAIGLLGGYWGGKLFGFDESTCRTLALEVGMQNSGLAATLGKIYFTPLAALPGALFSVWHNLSGSLISGYWSGKPIKKK from the coding sequence ATGCTCGCCAAAATCACCCGCCTGTTCCCGCTTTGGGCAATTTTGTTGTCCGTTGCAGCCTACTACTCTCCGGGCACTTTTTTGCCTGTCGGTCCCTGGGTTAGTGAGTTACTGATGCTTATCATGTTCGGTATGGGCGTGACACTTAATATTGATGATTTTAAACGGGTTCTTACCCGTCCGGCACCTGTGATTGCCGGTACGTTTCTGCACTATTTCGTGATGCCGCTGGCGGCCTGGGGTTTAGCAAAACTATTCCATATGCCCCCTGATTTAGCCGCCGGGATGATTCTGGTCGGAAGTGTCGCCAGCGGAACAGCTTCTAACGTAATGATTTACCTGGCTAAAGGTGATGTTGCTTTATCTGTCACCATTTCATCCGTTTCCGCTCTGGTAGGGGTATTTGCGACTCCGTTGCTGACTCGTCTTTATGTTGATACTCATATCCAGGTCGATGTCGCCGGGATGCTGTGGAGTATTGTAAAAATCGTACTGATCCCAATCGGACTGGGCCTCATTGTTCACCACAGCCTGACGTCGCTGGTGAAAAAAGTTGAGCCTTATCTGCCAGCATTTTCAATGTTATGCATTCTGCTGATTATCAGTGCCGTAGTTGCCGGCAGCCAGTCGTTTATCGGTTCGGTAGGACTGATGGTAATTGCTGCGGTAATTATGCATAACGCCATCGGATTGCTGGGCGGTTACTGGGGAGGCAAGCTGTTCGGCTTTGATGAATCGACCTGTCGGACACTGGCGCTGGAAGTCGGAATGCAGAACTCCGGTCTGGCAGCCACCCTCGGGAAAATTTACTTTACCCCACTGGCTGCCCTGCCAGGTGCCCTGTTCTCAGTATGGCATAACCTGTCTGGTTCACTGATTTCCGGCTACTGGTCAGGTAAGCCAATTAAAAAGAAATAA